From the Corythoichthys intestinalis isolate RoL2023-P3 chromosome 6, ASM3026506v1, whole genome shotgun sequence genome, the window CTTAAAAATAGTCCACCTTTactccatgagtaaccaccaccCACCACCAGTTTGAGCTCataattgtcacctgtgcaccccaaagtcagtcataatccaactgctaccatgggcaagaccagagagctttcaaaagacaccagagaaaaaattgttgagctccacaaagctagaaaaggctatgggaaaattggaaagcagcttggtgagaataaatcaacagttgcagcagttgttagaaaatggaaaagactAAACATGATTTATAATCTACCTGGGATTGGGGCTCCATGTacaatctctcctcgtggggcatcactcatgatgggaaaagtgagggcgcagcctagaactacacagcaggagctggtcaatgacctgaagagagttggatgcacagtttcaaaggctactgccaGTAGAACACGGTAgaacggtgcaatggtttaaaatcatgcattgctcagaaggttcccctgttgaagccagtacatgtgaatgcCCCTCTGAAGATTGCCAGgagccatctgaatgatgcagaggggtcatgggagaaagtcatgtggtcagatgagaccaaactagaactttttggtgcaaactttattcgtctgtgtggaggaaaaagaaggatgagtacactcccaagaacaccatccccactgtgaaatatgggattggaaacctcatgctttggggctgctgtttggcaaaggggacaggactgCTGtattgtataaagcagaggatgaatggtgaaatgtattggcagattctgagccacaacctccttcactcagtcagagacttgaagatgagtcaggGCTtgttcttccaacatgacaatgatacgtagcacacagcaaagctgaccaaggagtggctgtgtaaaaagcatatcatggttctggagtggcctaaccagtctccagaccttaatccaatagaaaatctttggttgGAGGTtaaacttcgtgtttctcaacgacagcctcgaaacctgacagatctaggaagaacgggccaaaatccctgttttcaTATGTGAAAacttggtgaagaactacaaaaAAGCGTCTGACTtcggtaattgcaaacaaaggcttctgtactaaatattagcactgattttctcaggggtacaaatacttatgaacctcgGAAAATTACAAATAGATTACTGattaatcatacaatgtgaattccggatttttttaatttttatttttttatttatttttagcttaTGTCTCTTTAAGTGGAAGTGCATCGATGATTGAAAttccagacctctacctattttctaagtggtaaAAAAGGGTGAAAAAAACTTCATGTgaataatatagtataatatataaatattgttggaaaccttttatttatttattcatggacagatgaaaacattttgagtaattgttgactaaaactagacgaagacgaacacattttgaaacgactaaaatatgactaagactaacaagtattttcgtccataagactaagacgaaaatgaaaagggctgccaaaacaacactttttaccctctctaaaaatgtttttaaaaaatttattcattCTTTCGTGTGAGCTTTATCAGCTCTACAAAAGTTCTATCACATTAGACTTCAATAGCAGTTATTGACCTAATTTGTAGATTTTctattgtgtgtatgtgtttgttATGTATTTTCTCAAATCAGACTTCAACCTTTTGCAGTGTCATGTGAATCTAATCTAGTTGATGTCACCTACATAATATTAGCAGTGGGCCTTCGATTATGTCGTTATTCTGTCACAATGAAGGTTTCTCACCTGGTGAGGTCCTCAATGTCAACAAGCATGGCATCTTGTTCCATGTGGAGCTCATCTCGGACCACCAGCAGCTGTACTAACTCCTCATTCAGACCTAAACGGCACAGGCAAAATGAGAAGGAACACATTCTTTCATCCGTTGGTTCCAGACTATTACATTAATCACCCGATATTATGGATTTGCACACTATTTAACTTACATACATtgttgatgaccccccccccccccaaaaaaaaaaaaaatgaagaaaatggtccagtaattttgttgtttggccCATTTTCCAAAAACAGAGGTTAAAAGGAGCGATTTCGTACTTCCGTAACATTTCAATGCCGCAAAGGATGTGCTCCCTCTTCCAACTTGTATGTCAATTATTCACCCAGAAAGTAGTGTCAGAAAAAGAGGCATTTCACATAACGGTTAgggttttaattttaaattgggtttaaaaaaaaaaaaaaaaaagtggctttaaccctttcacgcacaagttatataccgtattggcccgaatataagacggccctgattataagagaaccccctctttttcaagactcaagtttgaaaaaagactttttgaacaccaagtaaattttaatacagaaaataattactgtacatctgaaacaaatgtttataacaatttatttgagagaaagcatgttatttttcctcattcaaatcttaatatctgaacatttaaatatgtaaactaaagtgcaatcacattcgtaaatgaatggtttctggtttttgaaatgtaaataaaccaatctattgtgataaaacaacaaaattgcaataactgcattaaccatcaaagtgaggtctaactgtaactgtagtcttgaaataaatctgaataaggaaaaacactgcaataaaacaatgcaaactggttaaacttgagagtagctgagatgtatcatgacagaacattactcctcaagttcagcattcgcttcaatgatatctggcgccatctagcgtcgtgaatgggtataatgtctagactccgaatataagacgacccccacttttttcacttatttcagtgcaaaaaaactctgtgttatattcaggccaataccgtATACTGCACTGACACGAGTCTACTGCAGTGACTACTGTCtctgaaagggttaaagaaTAGAATCAACAACTTCAAAACAACCGCCAAAAGTCTTGTGATGTTAAGCGTGGTGAAGGCGCATCAAACCAGATCTTTTAGGTACTTTTCAACGAGGAATACGAGCAAAAGAATTCACTTTGTAAGCTGTTGTCACTCACAGTTTTGAACTTTGTGGTTACTTTGGTTTTTTTTGAAAAGTCATCTGTGATTTGTCTCAGTGACAGAGAGTAAATTTTGAAGTAAATGACAAAGAACAGATGAAACTGAGAAACAAGTTTGACCTTCACACCAGCTGAGGGTCTGAGATACAGTAAATTGCATGTGTGTGCTGTGTTGTACTGAGTATGAAGACAGCGTTTGTGACTTACTCTCAATCTGGGAGTGGAGATCGTTGACGATAACCTGGAGCTGTCCCAGCGTCATGTCTCTCAAGTCGGTAGGCTTCAGGCTTCTTTTCATGAGACATTCACTGATGTGAGGCATATGTGGGAGCTGCCGGACAAAGGACACAAGCATATTTAATATAGACGGCAAGCTTCCTTCATATCAtacgttgttgtgtgttttaggCAAGCTAACAGACATATTGCGTTACAAACAGTTCCAaatctgaaaacaggttttatatttctGATTTGAAAAAATTAGCTAGGCCTAGTGGCAATAAGTGGTATCAAAAATGGCAGGAATAATGCAcctaaaacaaatacaaattttCATGGCGACAACGTAGTATTTGCTTAAAATTGTCTGTAGTACTATAGTGTACCTTCATTTGTAATTAATTGGAAGATCTcgtatgctttgataattcataacaaattaaaaatacttgaatgtaaaatacaatacttattaaGATAGATGGTAACTTGTAAAAACATGGTATATTTTGAGAATGTTGGAGTTGTCTTTTGTAATGAATACAACTATTAAAGggagataaaaataaatataaattaaaaatataatatgcactaaaaataaaaatgcactacaTTATTCTGCTAAAAACATTAATTTTGGAAATTTTAAAGTATCATATCTACCGTATAATGTATACAGAATTCAAACAtaataaaatgataaaatattgtatgtcacattttaaatatttgtcacaaaataaaaatcaaaccaaATTTTATTTCTGTAGGGAAAAAGTTGATTTGTGGGGTTTCAGATGCCAAAAACATGTGATttaaattttacaaaataaagggcattgatATGAAGATCCAATAATGTATTGAAtaatttatataaaataaaaataaattttaatcaTAATACCTGATTAATTTTAAGGTGTCATGTTTAAGGTACTCTACTGcaatttttgatattttttagtTATGATATACCAGGGCAGTACAATTCAAATATTGTATTTATGCACATAATCACGAACATTTGTGACATAAAATTGCTGTCAATCGGGTAAGACACATCTTTTGCTATTGATTTTTGTCCAGACTTGCTTCTTCTGCAGTTGGTTGCGATGTGTGACGTGACGTGTAAATATCCAAGAATAAAATCTGGGAGGGGAAATGCACTCTGTCATGACTCAAGTGATCACCAGAGGGCAGCAAAGTAAGTACTAAATTTGCTGTGAGTATATGCCCCTGTTGTGTCCACATATAATTTACTATATCATTACAGTTTCAATGAACTCAGCGGCTGCCATTGACCtcgctggacgtccaatccatttgaagtgggaggcctggcagcgaatgaaccactTCTACTAAAATCATATatattcacagcagaaagatgaaaaAATCCACATGATTGGATGTCCATTACCGTCAGTCGCAGTCTAACATTTAATGAGAAACTGAATTGAAAGCATTCCATTTAGCTGTTGTTGCCTCTTTTTAATAAACAATAAAATGTCACTCAAGCCAACACGTTCATAAGCCCAAACAGCAATTCCCACCTCCCAGGTAAACAAATAGCCCTGAGGCACTTTCAATATTTGCACGGCCTCTGCTAGTTTCCTCGGCAACCTTTCACTGTCATATTGTGGAGGTGTCAGTGTCGGTTTTGAGTGGCTCAGATGGTGACAAGGAGACAGTTTCTTGTcatacaacaaaaatgacagtgatAGTTTCTGTCATGAGCATAAAACTAGTGGCCAGTAAATCCACCGAAAGAAGATGAGTCAATGCAGCACTGATGAACTACGAGGACATTCTCTATCTCATGCGGTTGGATTAGATGTAGCAACTGAAAATGACATGGAGAGCCTCTTTATTTGTGATGAGTATGACTCATTTTTGATTTAGAAGGTTCCTGTTTCATTATATTATGTCTGCTCGGCCACATTTACATCATAAGCGATAGcagtttcacacacagcaaaatCACGAGTGTTAATTGAACTCACACGGAGTTAAAATCAACACATTTTCTGAGTTTATATTacggtatttttcagactataagtcgcaatttttttcatactttggctgtgggtgcgacttatactctggagcgacttatgtgtgaaattattaacactttattatatcatttcacatgtgtttttggtgtttagggagtgacactgatggtttggtaaacttgtcagcatgttctttatgctatttatctgaataactcttgttagctatgttacgtcaacataccggccacgttcgcatttcgttgttcatgcatcatataacattatcatactgtgcaCTTATTCAGTATGttgtctctattgtattttttattttaaattgcctttcaagatgacaaatctgttctatatgttggattttatcaagtaaatttccccccaaagtgcgacttatactccagtgcgacttatatgctttttttcctcttcattgcgcattttcatgcaggtgcgacttatagtccacaaATACGGTATGTAGTTCTCATGGATTCTGAGTTAAAATATTAGCACGCTCCAAAGTGTTAACTTTAACTCAATAATAGTGCTAAATATCTGACTCTGTCAGCTCTGTTTAACAACATATTAAAGTGGACTTTAACACTGAATTGCAATATTCACTTCGTTTTTTTCCGTTTTATGACACGTGgaagtttatttttgaaaataaattgtgTTATTTCCTTAAAATAGTTGCGTTATTTTCGAATATTCATTGTGTTGATGTTAAGCaaaactaggtaacttttcaacctttataaaatattttacaacatttctgataatatgtcgactgacaaccagTTGAATGATACCTCTTTTATATCGTGAGAGGGtccgtatcgctttcaccggcactaattaactttgaggagggtgcaggaatcctgccacacacacaaaaaaaactttaaatgtgctgactgctttacggcatacgtcacttccccctttccccattctctatagagatggaagtcgatgcaaacgctttcgtgtgaattctgcaaagatagcAAAGCAACGaaagagacaaaaaaataaaattgtctaAGGAGGGACAAAAGGGAGGCTACCGGGATATACATAATTGACATTGGCCCCGCTCTCAATCGGTGGCGTGACGCCCCACCCCCAACCAACATGTCAGCGCTGATGAGTTCGCAAGGggccacatggttgctaactgTCTTATAGCCACATCTGCATTATGAATGAATTATTActaccacacggttgctaactgtcatatagccacaactggattcattaccttattactattcatccttcacacagccgctggaaacagaaatattgtttaattcatctgcaggcgaccaggatttttgattgaatgatgattttacgacactgtgcgggtgtgcgctcgTACTCATGGGagatgcagtcttccttaaggcaaattaCTACCGCTTTTGTATAACGGTGTCGCTAAAACGACAGCGGGGAGCCCAAGCCCAGAATGCGGGTAAACTGGCAGTTGTAACCAATGTTTATTGACGTAAGGTGTTGAATTATTTCTGTAAATCCCGCGGGTCACGGGACTGCTACGGGACTCTCACGGGATGGGAGTCAACGGCTAGGTTcagactgcaggtcttaatgcacaaatctgatttttttgggtgtttttccgactcgagtgaggcattaactctcaaatctgatctaggtcactttcgtatgtgttaAAATtcgatttgggccacatttttccagaacgtgGCTGCGGTCTTAAGTTTCCTACATCGGAATTCATGGAGCAAATACTTCAGGAAAGCGCGAGAGAGGTAGGTAGGACGGCAGCGATAGAGCTGtgtattagcgttagcgcctagcttgaactcggctttttggcaggaggcgggcttgaccataGACATGaataaaaggataagcctgcatGCTCGACTTTCTGTCTGTGAGCCAAATAAgcaccaaatgagcaatatttcaatattgcttacatggccgagaatCAGGTGGGGCAACCTGTGTGTGCGTGATGCACGCACAGTGTGTGGATGCGTTCTATCAattcatataaactttgaatataagactaaagggGGATTcttttcagttcagttcagttcagtttattCGCACATCAAGATACAGTACATGTCATATTTATGTCTGTGATTTgtgtattaatttttttgaaaactagAAATTGTAATTTTTCAAGAAAAAGAGAATGAAGTTGAGATTTTAtgagaatatttttgaaaagCTAATATTTAAAACCCTTTAAAAGAGGTggttagattttttaaaaatatccgCTGTAGATTGATGGGCTTGTTTTATTGAACACATATAGCAGTAGGCTGTGGCCTTGATCCCTTTTAAAATTCTTTGTGTGTTCAGTGGGAGAGTGACAGTGATGCTCTGTGACTGCTGAGCACTGCTACGTTCCTGAACACACCAGTCAATGCTTTGCGCTGGATGAATTATGGATGGAGTGTGGCTGGCCTTCCTCCACTTCCCTGAATAAGTAAAACCCGCCACTTCCGCTTATAAATACGACTTGTGTACATATGATGCTAttgttgtgtgcgtgtgtgcggtAGGAGGCACGGGTGGGGGTACGTTGTATGCGGCGGCCATAGATCCCTTCCGGGTCAGCCCGGACGGAACCGTGTCTCCTCGTACTGGGTACCGGGGAGGTGGTGGGGGGTCGCGCCTCCGTCTCCTTGGTCTGTCTCCTGCCCTGTCCGCTTCTCCAGGACCGCGCCGGCTGCCGCTGGCCTTCTGTCGGCAGGTTCGTCGGCAGGGCCTCCTGGGGCCAATGGGGCCTGGGGTGGGGCttgttgtcccttgccggtggagtGGGTATCTCCTAGTCTCCAACGCTCAGTGTGGCACCTGtccggggtgcggggtgggtgctgagGTGGTGGGGGAAGGGGTGGGCAGATGCGGGCGCGTtcggggtggtctggggcgggagttgatcggggccctggcgCATCCCCCGCCCTGCGGCCAGTGGTTCTGGCGGACAGGGTCGCGCCTGgtcgagcctgcctcttaattgATGCACTTCtcactttgcactgtaaatatctttcaccctggcacctacATACTCATTAAGGCCTTCGGGTAGAGTCGGGACAGGGCCATACAGTCCCTGCTCGGCTCTCCCTTGATTTTAACGCATCacccaccaaggttgtgggatggttgggacccgtTGGGAGGTACGGGGGGTGACATTATTGTTACCTCCGCAAAGCAGGCCCCGCCATTCCTGCACCTCTTTTAacacaccacacacatcatactccacaggggagctctggcaaagggcggtgtgACAGGTGGCCGGGTAGCAATTCCATGGCTACGgactcacactcacaagggattcacatgattCCTGGGTTCCCGATCACAGGGCTGATATGtgcacactccacccctcccaattgcTTATCTCCTAGACACCCCTCCCTTTCCTTGGTTAAcacgccccccacatggtgtcaaccggaatacatctagctgacgatagcaccaacatattcatagttagtgtaggcgtcaatgtattttttgttgttgtttgtgtttcttctgtctctctctccttcttttcttctgttcccccttaACCCCTTCCTtttcgctgctttgtcttaataaacgagatatgttgaatgatcacaataggAGTAGGTCATactccaatgtgaaacattaaaactgttcaaaccaacaggaaatttagacttccattctccatgtcaaacagcttaacaggacaggtttaaaaaaaaaaaaagaacactgcccactcgcctggctcttgatcgattccacttgttgcacaagaGAACAAAGAGTCTTATTTTAAGGTTAGTCTGACATATTGCAATAGGCTTGTACAGAGCTTTTTAGTTTAGTTTCCCAATGATAACTGAGCATTGTTTTGTACTtgtattttattcttttattatAAAGTGCCACATCACTCACCAGATCGACCACGGGCGACTTTTTACGGTTCTGTTTCTCCACTTCCACTTGCATCTTAGCCATAGGCTTGGCCATGGCCAGCGCCAGCTTGGCCTCCGCCTGCAGCTTCTTCTGTCGACTCAGGAAGTCCATGTCCTCCAGAGATTCGGAGTCCTCCTCTGTGGTGTCCCGGTCCGAGTAGGACGAACTCTGCTTGGACTGCAACAGAGTGCGTTGAGGaaacaaaatttgatttgagacaCTCAGCCACAAGCCATAGAAAGCCTTCTCACAGGAATTTACGtttgaaaaacagattttttgtagtttttgttcGTTTTGTGTTAATATTTTCCCTTTAAAGGCACCGCTCACTTCATTATGGACATGCAGTACATGGTAAATGCTGTACATCAGCAGAGAAGTAAGGTTGAACATTTCCCTCTCTTTGTGTTAACTGTTTCAGACCGACAGGAGGTTAATGTGTCTAGTCATCCATGCTGCGCTGTGCGTATTCCAATTCTTTTCTCGTTTACAGCCTCGGAGTTGGTTAACAGGTTGGAAAACGTGGAACCATAGTTCCATATGGCCGCTATAGTCAAGCAATCTAGGCATTTGGGTCTGGTGTCACGGCGGATTGATAGACTCACCATTGGGGACAGAGGCGTGTCCAGACTGGTCTCTGTCTTGCTGTCATCCGCATCGCTGTCCTTGTCGCTGCCGCTATCGTTGACGAAGCAGATCTGCAGGTTCATGCCGCTCTGCAGCCTGCGGAAAGCAGGGAAAGGTGGAGGTATATTTTATGTATACGTGTGTATATTTTAtagttatattttaaaaaatattacaaacGGCTCTTAGAGTGAGGAAGGAAAAATGTTATGACAGTGTGAATGAAAATGTAGCATAACTAGaaattgcaatttctggagaaattattaTTGCTATAAACGTCTGCAGACCATGATGCAatccacaaacaaaaaatataattaatcaacaGAATATCTGGTGAGTAAGTTGGGTGTAAAGCCTGTTATTCAattaactatttaaaaaaaattttttttttacccctctcAGACGTTTTTTCTTCGTCATACGCACATTCACTGCAGACGAGGAAGCACTCTAGATTGGCCAAATCAGCCAGTAACCAGGGTCTGCAAGTTAATTGTCAAAtctgacaatcaacaacaatcaATTAAgaaataattacaaaaaaaaaaagacaaccttcCTCCTACTCGCAGCTGACAACGAAACGCTTTACCGTGCCAGCTGAGTATGCATTGGAAAGCTGCATTTCCGAGGTGTTGGCATGATTTTGTAGTGGAAGAGTGGCGTGTCAAGTGAGTCACTGACCTACATTTAGACACTGAAACGTCACAAAATACTAATGCTATACCAGTCTAATTGGTGCACGCGGGTCCGTTGTGTGCATTGCATAGGAAACCTCCCTCCCAATGCCTTCAAAAGACGGCGCTGGTCAATAGAATTGCTAGTTATAAAGGGGCGGCTCGCATCGTGCGTTGTGGTTCCATGCAGACTGGTTACATTGGTGTCACGACCTGGATTGGCAGTAAAGGTTTCAGGGGGGTGAGTGTAACGGGTGCACACAGGTACGTTGTGTGTGTTGCATAAGAAACCTTCCTCTCAATGCCTTCAAAAGAGCGTGTTGGCAAAGAGGGTTGCTAGTTTTGGCTTCTGGCCAGGTGGGTAGTGTGCTTTCCTGCTGTGCTGGATGTGCCGTGTGGCGCAGGTTCGAATCCTAACATTGAGGAGGGGGCGGATTGCGTTGTGCGGTGTAGTTTCATGCTGATCAGTTtcattggtgccgtgacccaGTTTTCGGGTGGTGAGTGTAACGGGTGCATGCAAACCTCCTTCCCGATGCCTTCAAAAAAGCGGTTCTATGCAGACTGGTTACATCAGGTCCTCAACTTAACTCATTGTTGTAAGTCTTGACGTGTTTTCAGCAATTaccttgttttatttatttacaaacaaAGGGAAGTTAATTGACAGTGTTTAAATGTTGAGAAAAAAACAGCACATGAATCAAAGGCCACTTCTGTGTGATCATATTGGAGGGTGAGAGCTGACTCGGTGAGGCGCCGTGTTTTTAATAATCTCCGTGCTTGTACTCAATACAGATCAATGCATGAAGCAGCAGGCACTTCTGTTCCAATATGGCTGACACTGGctgggtttattttttttgcatcaaGCTCCTACGACAAACTGTGGATGCGGCTTTGAATGCAGATCAATACTCTACATATTCAATGCAGTAATTACAAGCAGAGCTGATTGATCACACAGCAGGGCATTCAGTCAGCGTTGATTAAAATAGATCACTTAGATTGTACAAACTCTATCTGCAGCTTCAGTACAGGTGCCTGCTAAGTTCAAAATTTCCGGAAGACTGGACAGGGAAATATGAATGATTTATGGGCATTATGGGACCACAAATGCTACATTATGGATGCttccaccagtttttatttactttttttttttataaatacatacataatatatataatatctaAATTTTTTTAGTACTGCCAGCTAACACATTGATAACGGCATTAACGCAAACCCCCTTTGTCGccgtcaattttttaaaatgcgcgATTAATTATGGCCCTGCCGATTCCCCGTAGTTTGGACTTCAAGACAATGTCCCTATTGTCTGTCAGAGTGAAATACTGGTTCTCAGACAAAACTTAATTTTGAATTTTAATGACCAATATGGGGTACGTTTAGGAGACATAAAAAGTGTAAACCATGGCGTAAAGAGTGTGAACACGGTCTTTTTTAGGCATGTTTAGATGAAAACACAGTGATGCACCTCCCGGAGCAGTGCGCAGTTGTTCAATCTGAGACACACTATATGTGGACAAAAACACACGGAGGATCGGGGTGTAATGTAACTTTGGCTGTTTTAGCCCAAAATGTGGCACCCTGAGGCAGATTGAgacatttattgtcatttaatGAGCTGCAATGTGAATAATTGTGTGGAATGAAagaatgtggacatttttagCACCATGAGAACTTCTAGCATGGAGGCTCCGGAGGGTTCGCGCTCCATTCGCGGCTGCCCGAAGCTTACCGTTGTTGGGCAAAAGGACACAGAGGATCGGGGTGAAATCCACATTTTCAGACAAAAAGTAACTTTGGTGTGTTAACCCAAAATGTGGCTATCTGAGGTGGATTGACTGGTGCAAAGTCCCCTAAAATGCACGGAAGTAGATAAATGCTTTGGTAAGACaaccattttggtgagtttatttatttaatttttcaagTTGTTGGGGAATTCTATTTCAT encodes:
- the schip1 gene encoding schwannomin-interacting protein 1 isoform X2 translates to MCTCGCVQMCGCHRVKHARPSTHFCTASSSELNCLALVRTLLYTRSPYYYISKDIFFSSWESDSLPTLVQGFSHFCQWSIFQSLTLDSSQPAGRLTQAQKNERESIRQKLALGSFFDDGPGIYTSCSKSGKPSLSSRLQSGMNLQICFVNDSGSDKDSDADDSKTETSLDTPLSPMSKQSSSYSDRDTTEEDSESLEDMDFLSRQKKLQAEAKLALAMAKPMAKMQVEVEKQNRKKSPVVDLLPHMPHISECLMKRSLKPTDLRDMTLGQLQVIVNDLHSQIESLNEELVQLLVVRDELHMEQDAMLVDIEDLTRHAESQQKHLAEKTLTK
- the schip1 gene encoding schwannomin-interacting protein 1 isoform X3, with the protein product MVHQENCSYKAQKNERESIRQKLALGSFFDDGPGIYTSCSKSGKPSLSSRLQSGMNLQICFVNDSGSDKDSDADDSKTETSLDTPLSPMSKQSSSYSDRDTTEEDSESLEDMDFLSRQKKLQAEAKLALAMAKPMAKMQVEVEKQNRKKSPVVDLLPHMPHISECLMKRSLKPTDLRDMTLGQLQVIVNDLHSQIESLNEELVQLLVVRDELHMEQDAMLVDIEDLTRHAESQQKHLAEKTLTK